The Flavobacterium sp. HJ-32-4 genome contains a region encoding:
- a CDS encoding transglutaminase domain-containing protein: MIRVSLWRSNNNVLYSFLLLVGSVSYAQEPLEQLRKQYEGFNEVVLDDSQVYDISIEDRKLKILLDNRYESMILSETGIGNNEESFSYSDLVKLKRYEAWSVIPNNGKEKKIKVTQVTEKGARQSSVFYDDVRERRLVFPNLEAGAKKVYEYQTEFTDPHLLHKFVFGGGLPVRQSTLEIRAEKDIEIGYKVFNDPDNRIEFTTTEKKGNKIYRWTLRDVKPMKYEDNTPGFLYVMPHINVFVKEYKVDNKRIDVLNDTDRLFAYYQGFVKDLNKTEVPALKTLALDITKDCASDEEKVKAIFYWVKDNIKYIAFENGYEGFIPREAGTVFERRFGDCKDMASIITSMSHYAGVPDVSIAWIGTRSIPYTYSELATPAVDDHMIAAYRKDGTYLFLDATDKDTRYGIPTAFIQGKEALVNKGDSYEIVTVPVVPAVQNRISETVTLTLEKDKLSGSGKVSYEGYSRSHLLAQIGDASKKTRFDMIKGLVLKGNNKFQLKEFTEANLADREKPYVIDYSFDLDNYVVKADNDIYINLCLDKYYERADIEKDRVSPYEFDFLTATQSRYELALPAGYTVQYVPKDLLLDNDLLVASLKYQTTPGKVTLDLNIQQKKMLFTKDDFSKWNDIVKTLRKNYTESIILTQKK, from the coding sequence ATGATTCGGGTTTCCTTGTGGAGGTCAAATAACAACGTGCTATACAGCTTTTTGCTGCTTGTTGGAAGCGTTTCCTATGCACAGGAACCGCTCGAACAACTGCGAAAACAATACGAAGGTTTCAACGAAGTCGTGCTCGATGATTCGCAGGTCTACGACATTTCGATAGAAGACCGCAAATTGAAAATTCTGCTCGACAACCGCTATGAGTCGATGATCCTGTCGGAAACGGGCATCGGCAATAACGAAGAGTCGTTTTCGTATTCCGACCTCGTAAAACTCAAGCGATATGAGGCCTGGTCGGTCATTCCGAACAACGGCAAAGAGAAGAAAATAAAAGTAACGCAGGTCACGGAAAAAGGGGCCCGGCAAAGTTCGGTGTTCTATGACGATGTGCGCGAGCGACGCCTCGTGTTCCCAAACCTCGAAGCCGGAGCCAAGAAAGTATACGAATACCAGACCGAGTTCACCGATCCCCATCTGTTGCACAAATTCGTCTTTGGCGGCGGACTGCCCGTACGACAATCCACACTGGAAATCAGGGCAGAAAAGGATATCGAAATCGGGTACAAGGTATTCAATGACCCTGACAACCGTATCGAGTTTACGACCACCGAGAAGAAAGGAAACAAGATTTACCGGTGGACGTTGCGGGATGTAAAACCCATGAAGTACGAGGACAATACACCCGGCTTCCTCTACGTGATGCCCCACATCAATGTTTTCGTGAAGGAATATAAGGTCGACAACAAACGTATCGACGTACTGAACGACACAGATCGCCTGTTTGCCTATTACCAGGGATTTGTGAAAGACCTCAACAAAACGGAAGTGCCTGCGCTGAAAACACTCGCGCTCGATATCACAAAAGACTGCGCGTCGGATGAGGAAAAAGTGAAGGCTATTTTTTACTGGGTAAAAGACAATATCAAATACATCGCTTTCGAAAACGGCTACGAAGGGTTTATCCCCCGGGAAGCGGGCACCGTATTCGAACGCCGTTTTGGCGATTGCAAAGACATGGCCAGCATCATTACCTCCATGAGCCATTACGCCGGTGTACCCGATGTATCGATTGCCTGGATCGGTACGCGGTCGATTCCCTATACCTATTCCGAACTCGCCACACCTGCGGTAGACGACCACATGATCGCCGCATATCGAAAAGACGGCACCTACCTTTTCCTGGATGCTACGGACAAAGACACGCGATACGGCATCCCAACCGCATTTATCCAGGGGAAGGAAGCCTTGGTAAACAAAGGTGACAGCTATGAAATCGTGACCGTGCCCGTCGTGCCCGCTGTGCAAAACCGCATTTCCGAAACCGTAACCCTCACGCTTGAAAAAGACAAACTCTCCGGCTCCGGAAAGGTGTCGTATGAAGGCTATAGCCGAAGCCACCTGCTCGCACAAATCGGCGACGCCTCTAAAAAGACGCGGTTCGACATGATAAAAGGACTCGTGTTGAAAGGCAACAACAAATTCCAGTTGAAGGAATTCACGGAAGCGAACCTTGCCGATCGCGAGAAACCCTATGTCATCGACTATAGCTTTGACCTTGACAACTATGTCGTGAAAGCCGATAACGACATCTATATCAACCTTTGCCTCGACAAATACTATGAGCGGGCGGATATCGAAAAAGACCGCGTGAGTCCCTACGAGTTCGACTTCCTCACGGCTACCCAATCGCGCTATGAACTGGCGCTGCCAGCGGGCTATACCGTACAATACGTTCCGAAAGACCTGCTGCTCGACAACGACCTTCTGGTGGCTTCGTTGAAATACCAGACAACGCCCGGAAAAGTGACGCTTGACCTCAACATCCAACAGAAAAAGATGTTGTTTACGAAAGACGATTTCTCGAAATGGAACGACATCGTCAAAACCCTTCGAAAAAACTATACCGAATCGATCATCCTCACCCAGAAAAAATGA
- a CDS encoding DUF3857 domain-containing protein, which translates to MKRLLFAAVLIAASCLPVMAQDYSFTTYDWVPKPGVISIPEKYKTEKEAILDRHVKIELSVSGNVAKQYYLFHEQRFVNSPDAVERNNRIYIPFNIDESVLANKARVILPNGKVIVLKSDDIKEEVDEERGVKLHYFAINGLEQGAIIERLFVLEEGPELKGKTVRLQAEYPIAALDFQFIYPKHLKFKTKSYNGVAEPVEDTASVKEKVVLGIKDTDIAGLSEDEAYSNLSANVRMWRYKLQANYANGANNINSFKEFATNLYERMNPEFSKKDQKAIDDFVAQIPKSSDPEEQIWHVENKVKKSINYNRFLESREKFADILTSKQANQTELLMLYLALFKKMGIENQVVFTSDRESVPFDRDFESYENLDDFLFYFPAVKHYLAPLSVEYRIPLFPTGLGHNNGLFVKGKTFAGVAMGIGEIGFIELPGSDITHDYQDITIDLTKDMDSPHVTAKMTYGGNSAINFQPIKDFVDAENYKKFLKQIAENYTAQAEYETLTTENDGLDNVGRKPFIMNLTFDGKDLMQKAGGNHLLSAGLVIGRQMELYQETTRVLPVEIDYPHYYTRTIRLLLPKGAKVKNLEKFDMDYKCEFDGKTQCAFTSKWKQEGDVVTIENVEYYNAVKYPLASFEAYRKVINAAADFNKVVLVVTE; encoded by the coding sequence ATGAAACGACTTTTGTTCGCCGCCGTGCTGATAGCGGCATCCTGTTTGCCCGTTATGGCCCAGGATTATTCCTTTACTACCTATGACTGGGTACCGAAACCCGGCGTCATCTCCATCCCCGAAAAGTATAAGACGGAAAAAGAAGCCATTCTGGACCGCCATGTAAAAATTGAACTGTCCGTTTCCGGCAATGTGGCGAAACAATACTACCTCTTCCACGAACAGCGTTTCGTGAACTCGCCCGATGCCGTCGAACGAAACAACCGCATCTACATCCCTTTCAACATAGACGAAAGCGTGCTGGCGAACAAAGCGCGTGTGATCCTGCCAAACGGAAAGGTCATTGTGCTCAAATCGGACGATATTAAAGAAGAAGTCGATGAAGAACGCGGCGTCAAACTGCACTATTTCGCTATAAACGGACTCGAACAAGGCGCCATTATCGAGCGACTGTTCGTGTTGGAAGAAGGTCCTGAATTAAAAGGCAAAACCGTCCGATTGCAGGCAGAATACCCTATTGCGGCACTCGACTTCCAGTTCATCTATCCCAAACACCTGAAGTTCAAGACGAAATCCTACAATGGCGTAGCAGAACCCGTGGAAGATACAGCCAGCGTAAAAGAAAAAGTCGTATTGGGAATCAAAGACACCGACATCGCCGGATTATCAGAAGACGAAGCGTACTCCAACCTCAGCGCCAACGTCCGGATGTGGCGCTATAAGCTACAGGCCAACTATGCCAACGGCGCCAACAATATCAATAGCTTCAAGGAGTTCGCCACGAACCTCTACGAGCGGATGAACCCCGAGTTTTCAAAGAAAGACCAAAAAGCCATTGACGATTTTGTGGCGCAGATTCCGAAGTCGTCCGATCCCGAAGAACAGATCTGGCACGTCGAGAACAAGGTGAAGAAGTCGATCAATTATAACCGCTTCCTCGAGTCGCGCGAGAAATTTGCTGACATCCTCACATCCAAGCAAGCCAACCAGACCGAACTTTTGATGCTCTACCTGGCGCTGTTCAAAAAAATGGGCATTGAGAACCAGGTGGTATTCACCTCGGATCGCGAATCGGTGCCGTTCGACCGCGATTTTGAAAGCTATGAAAACCTCGATGATTTCCTCTTCTATTTCCCGGCGGTAAAGCATTATTTGGCGCCGCTGTCAGTGGAATACCGCATTCCGTTATTCCCAACCGGACTGGGGCATAACAACGGCCTTTTCGTAAAAGGAAAAACATTCGCCGGCGTGGCGATGGGTATCGGTGAAATTGGGTTTATCGAACTCCCGGGGTCGGATATCACCCATGATTACCAGGACATCACCATCGATCTCACGAAAGATATGGACAGTCCGCACGTCACGGCAAAAATGACCTATGGTGGGAATTCTGCCATCAACTTCCAACCCATAAAAGATTTTGTGGACGCTGAAAACTATAAGAAGTTCCTCAAACAAATAGCCGAAAACTACACCGCCCAGGCCGAATATGAAACGTTGACAACTGAAAACGACGGCCTTGACAACGTCGGACGGAAACCGTTTATCATGAACCTCACGTTCGACGGGAAAGACCTGATGCAGAAAGCCGGAGGCAACCACCTTTTGTCGGCCGGACTCGTGATCGGACGCCAAATGGAATTGTACCAGGAAACCACGCGTGTACTGCCTGTTGAGATCGACTATCCGCACTATTACACCCGCACCATCCGCCTGTTGCTGCCGAAAGGGGCAAAAGTGAAGAACCTCGAGAAGTTCGACATGGACTATAAATGCGAATTCGACGGGAAAACACAGTGCGCCTTTACCAGCAAATGGAAACAGGAAGGTGACGTGGTGACCATCGAGAATGTGGAGTATTACAACGCTGTAAAATACCCGCTGGCCTCTTTCGAAGCCTATCGGAAAGTCATCAACGCCGCCGCTGACTTCAACAAAGTGGTCTTGGTCGTGACAGAATAA
- a CDS encoding isoaspartyl peptidase/L-asparaginase, protein MKVMIHGGFFSESSTSAETKKAKQDALLRIVRDTYAYLTDHSALETVVYAVQLLEDDPLFNAGIGSQIQSDGKIRMSASIMDGRTQKFSGVINIEEVKNPVAVALKLMEVDDRVLGGEGATAFARSQGFEPFSTEIPQRRTEYEAKLAATGTGTVGCVALDQNGHLAAATSTGGKGFEIPGRISDSATVAGNYANTHCAVSLTGVGEDIVSGAVAAKIATRVTDGFSLQDACTKTFSELKPFDGFAGAIALDAKGAMYHLDSHPTMVFASYDGEVEEVFG, encoded by the coding sequence ATGAAAGTCATGATCCACGGCGGTTTCTTCTCGGAATCGTCGACCAGTGCCGAAACCAAAAAAGCCAAACAGGACGCGTTGTTACGGATTGTACGTGACACGTATGCTTACCTCACCGACCATTCTGCGCTTGAAACAGTGGTATACGCTGTTCAGTTGTTGGAGGACGATCCGTTGTTCAATGCGGGTATCGGCTCACAGATCCAGTCGGATGGGAAAATCCGGATGAGCGCTTCCATTATGGACGGGCGCACCCAGAAGTTTTCCGGCGTCATCAACATCGAAGAGGTCAAAAACCCGGTTGCCGTTGCCTTGAAATTGATGGAAGTCGACGACCGCGTGCTTGGCGGCGAGGGTGCGACAGCATTTGCCCGTAGCCAGGGATTTGAGCCATTTTCTACGGAAATCCCACAGCGCCGTACTGAATATGAGGCTAAGCTGGCTGCCACCGGAACGGGTACCGTGGGATGTGTCGCACTCGATCAAAACGGCCATCTGGCAGCGGCTACTTCTACAGGCGGCAAAGGCTTTGAGATTCCCGGACGTATCTCCGATTCGGCAACCGTGGCCGGTAATTATGCCAATACGCATTGTGCCGTCAGTCTCACGGGCGTGGGCGAAGACATTGTCAGTGGTGCCGTTGCAGCGAAGATCGCCACCCGCGTCACCGATGGTTTTTCCCTTCAGGACGCCTGCACCAAAACCTTTTCCGAACTCAAACCTTTCGACGGGTTCGCCGGTGCCATTGCCCTGGATGCGAAAGGTGCGATGTACCACCTCGATTCACATCCGACCATGGTGTTTGCCAGTTATGACGGAGAGGTGGAGGAGGTGTTTGGGTAG
- a CDS encoding cyanophycinase, translated as MEIKGKLIIIGGAVDKGSFTETDFDTNVANNLNFFETGILKRILSEAKHGKESRFEVITTASKIPREIGPEYQRALQYLGATNVDVMHLDKREMAMSGEMIDRLKAADVVMFTGGDQLRLSSILGGTTFHDLLLDKYHNEEFIYAGTSAGAAAASQSMIYQGSSSEALLKGEVKITSGLGLIDGVVIDTHFVQRGRIGRLFQAVVGNPRILGVGLGEDTGLLIRNNTEMEAIGSGLVILVDGREIKDTNLTQVELGQPISINHLVTHVMSKYDTYDLRTHKMHIQSSQYV; from the coding sequence ATGGAAATTAAAGGCAAACTTATCATTATCGGGGGGGCAGTTGACAAAGGAAGTTTTACCGAAACCGATTTTGATACCAACGTCGCCAATAATCTCAACTTTTTTGAAACGGGCATCCTGAAACGCATCCTGAGCGAGGCGAAACACGGAAAGGAATCCCGCTTTGAGGTCATCACTACCGCCTCGAAAATACCGCGTGAAATAGGCCCTGAATACCAGCGGGCGTTGCAGTATCTCGGCGCGACCAACGTCGATGTGATGCACCTCGACAAGCGGGAAATGGCGATGTCGGGCGAGATGATCGACCGTTTGAAAGCCGCCGATGTAGTGATGTTTACCGGTGGCGACCAACTTCGGCTGTCGTCTATCCTGGGCGGCACGACATTTCATGATTTGCTGTTGGATAAGTACCATAACGAAGAGTTCATCTATGCCGGCACATCCGCCGGTGCTGCTGCGGCGTCACAAAGCATGATCTACCAGGGAAGCAGTTCAGAAGCGCTGCTAAAAGGAGAGGTGAAGATTACCAGCGGACTCGGCTTGATCGACGGTGTCGTCATCGATACGCACTTCGTGCAACGGGGCCGTATCGGGCGGTTGTTCCAGGCGGTGGTCGGTAATCCGAGGATTTTGGGTGTGGGATTGGGAGAAGATACCGGACTCCTCATTCGAAATAATACGGAGATGGAGGCCATTGGTTCCGGACTTGTCATTCTCGTGGACGGTCGTGAAATCAAAGACACCAACCTTACGCAGGTCGAACTCGGGCAACCGATTTCGATCAACCATCTGGTTACGCACGTGATGAGTAAATACGATACCTACGACCTTCGGACGCACAAAATGCATATCCAATCTTCCCAATACGTCTGA